The genomic region aacgccttaacccacttgatcATGCTGGGCCCCTATTGGATGCCtatctaaataattaatttaattagttattttacatTAACCGTATAATGCAAAATATCAGTAACACAAAAAAAGAATGAAACTTCAACCAATCAAAATACTTGTTGCATAAaatgcaacaattttttttatttgattttatgagTTATTAAACGCCTAATACGATTTAATATGatcgtttttgtttatttataatttgatgttttatttcggcaaattaaaagtaataaacgtttatttacattttatgacgATTTCTATGGcggtaaaaatatattcttaaccTCCATGGTGATTTCCCTAGCGAGAATCCGAGAAAGTGTCCGCCATTTGCTACCTGAGGTATCATTAAGTCTTTAGACAGTATCGattttcaaattttgatattGAAGTTTTCAGATATTAAAATCATCATATAGCTTTTGAAAGGTGTAATGTAATACAGATTTTAAAATGGAATCAAAGAAAAGTCCAAACAGGTAATgagaaacatataattttattactattttcagaGCTTCAAGTTTGCGAGTTCAGTATAATTTAGAAGAATGGTGTGTGTAAAGAAGCAAACCAACTTGTTAATAACAAGTAGATATGAATCTTTCCCGATTTGTATTTCCAAAACACGACCGTTTCTTATTTTCCAGAACTTAATACCAATAGTAACATTTTTGTAACGTTAGAGGTGTTCTTCAATTGTTTAAGTCTTCTATTTTCAAAATAACCTTAAGAGTAATCACTGACATTGACAATGgagtaaaaatattctttataaggAACGAACattcaaaaaaaattttttttttattatagtaaagttttagtttgtttatgaACAGTTTTGTAATCCATTTAAATTAAGGATCAGTGAATTTTTATGAATCAGCATACATAACATATAAAGAGGTTATGATTTCATTGTGTAGCCCACTGGTTATgctacatttggagtattgtgtttggtcttgggctccttaccagGGGAAAggtattgaattgttggaaagggctTGGAGGAGGGCAACTATAAGTACTAGAAAGATATTTTGGATGTAAAGGTTGTCATACAAggttgttgaaaaaaaaagaaaataattaaaagggATTTAATTGACATTTTTATGATTGCTAAGGTAATTGATAGTGAGGATGCAACATGTTCTTGGTATGTAGTGGTGAGTGTGATAGGGCTAAGGAACACAAACTTAACAATTTAGTGTCTTTCTAAGATAAGCAATcaccttcagctaagacagtcAGTGGTGTATTTAGGTAGGAGTTAAAGGGGGCTTAGCCCAAGGGCCTATGGTTTTAATGAGgatctgttgataattttattctgtgtaaaattacatgggatataaggcccacaaaaattattaacccATGGGTCCATACAACCTTATATCTGCCACTGAAGACAGTTTTATCATCTTAAGTAGTAGGCCTATGAAATGGGTTACTATCAAATATGACATACAGTAAATTTAagggaaagcttgataaatatttaaatgatatgaGTTGCTTTTTAAAGTTTAGTGAATGGTATGGCCTAGATGTACCAACAGATTGTTCTTAAACTTTTTAATTGTATCTGTTATATtgtagtaataacactaatagttCTGTTGAAGTGTCTTTATTAGTTAAAAATGAGTGAACttagatttttctgttttttctctaACTGTTGATACCAATGGAAGATTCAAATCATATGCATATGGTTCATGTCCTCTAAGAAAGTATATTAAATTAGCAAACATTAAGAAAGTTTCTTTTGACTTAATTCATtgcatgaaatataaattatttttaacacctGTCACAATCAGATTATTATACCATTagtttatagttttgtgtttagtcATTCAAATGGTACATGTGGAGTACCTGTCTGAAGTtaacataatacaaaaaatatattttgaatatagtaCTCAGTCTATCAGATGTTAGTAAGGTAAAgttagaaaatattaagtttgaatctaaacagtaaatttaaaaagtaagtaCCAGTTGTGAATGTTGAATTACCAGACTCACTTCATTActcaagttttgaaaaattaatttacattaaaattgaaaacaatacaTCTAAAATAATTGTGACTGCTAAAACTCACAGAATAATAATGATCTCAAATATaacatttacaattttgtttgtattacaCAGCTATAACAGAACAAATGAATGAGTTCAAAACATCATAAATGACCTTTTCCTTTTCATCACAGCTGGCAAACTGATGTATTTGTAACTGATTTTCCAACTAGTTTTATCCTTACAGGCTTTACCATTTCATTCATTAAAAAGTTTAACtgtattacttgttaaatatGATAAGACCCAAAATGATTCATTTTTAACAGAAGTTTTGTGTGGTGgacttgtaacattataataacaatttgTGGAAGACTTTTCTCATGGTTGTATAAACAGTTTGTGAAAGGTTAATAGATTACTAATAGTTTGTCATGGGTACGTTGATGATAgaagctttttatttattttttaaagctttaatGCTCACTAATTTTGGAAGGTTGATAAATTCATTTAAGTAATTTGAGATGTGTAAAGCTTGTACATAAAGACATTATTACTTTCATAATAGTCATCCAGTGGAATAGCTTGCCTTCAGGTGTGGTACAGCCTGCATCAGTGTAAGAATGTAAGAGGATGTTGTGTGAAGCACTTTATAAATCAGAATTAGATGCAAGATTAGAggttttttataagtaatgtaAATTACACTAGTTACAGAAAATGGGGTTGACTAGATGGGCTATTTAACTCTTTGTTGGTCTTTGAAAGTGAAATGAAAATCTTGTTTCTTTTGTACATTTCTAGAATATTGTTGTCAAACACTTGGTGCTTTATTTGTTACAGAAGAACCAGAAGACAGTCTAAAACAGGTGAAGAAAGCTACTGGGACTGCAGCGTTTGTACTTATCGTAATACTGCAGAAGCTTTTAAGTGCTTGATGTGTGATGTGAGAAAAGGGACTTCTACTCGGTAGGTGTACAGAAGCAGATACTCGGTGAATGTACGGCAGAGTGTGTTATGATTTCTTGTATTAGGTGgcttgataaaacattttataattatagtttctTCAATACTTTTCAATTACAGAAATAGAGTTAGTTGAGCTATAAATATCTTAACAATGCTTGTCATCTCTTGTAACACTAGTTCGCTCTAGAACACTACTCAAAGATTTAGAAAAACAATTTAGTTTGGGTCTACATATGTAGTCCTTAACTTTTTGATACCCTATGGAAAATATCTAACTCAAGGAGACTTATCTCAAGACAAAAGTTCCTTGTGTTCCCAGTAGTTTCCAGTTTCCTTAAGTCTCTTTGAGTCCTTTGTCCATAACAACCGTTCTAGTTACCTAATTGGCTTATTAAATTACGCTACATGCCCTTTCTCAACACGTTTGTGACCTTAGTCTTGTGTGCCATGTATTACCTGTGTCTGAAATTTGCTGCTGGCCTGCAGACATTACCAATTGGGGTTGTTTGCACTGATTATTCACAGGATGCTTTATCATTCTACTTAGGTCCTCAGATCGGTTCTTTCTTGCTAAGACACTATCAGACAAGGAAGAGATAAATTCTTTTCACTGCTTCATATGATCACTATTTCTCACTTTTATGGCCAGTcatattttgattactttttaTGTCCAGTGAGAATCTAGTCAATAACTTTATTTGCTCTGGTCATTCAGTTTCCTAGGATTTATCCCTGGTTACATTGACATGGATGTGAGACTAATTCATATCCCTTATTCTGGGCTCTCCTTGAGGGTGAGGAATTTTCTGCTATTCATGTCTAATCGGATTCATCATATTTCTATATCATTTGCAGCTTGGTTGAATTGTCAGCTGAAGGACATTGTGTGGGCTGGTATGTGAACCTTTCTTATGTCTCGCATTACTTGTATGATCTGGCAGTATCTTCATTTGAGGGTTTTTAACTATTCTCTGTAGCTATTTTACCCACTTTAACCAGATTATATAgagaagtattttaatttttgtgtttatctCTACTTTACCTTTCATGGtctattactttgtttttaaagaatttctCTGTGACAAGTGTTGCCCAGACAGATGTGGTTTAGTGAATATAATTCCACATTAGCAACCATTAATTCTGTATACTTTATATAGGTTGCATCAGACTCTGTAGAAAAGAGATGTTCCATAAGACTGTTTAGTGGCTGGCTAGGTGGTATTACTGTACTATGGTAAACCATcactcatggactatcatgagtacATCATAAGGGGATCCTGCTCAACATTGTACAGAATATATCATGttcttttgattttaaaaatgtgGGAAACTTGattcacctattgcactgtttcCAGGTCATCCCCAACTTGCATTACCCCCAGGTTCTTCAAGTATAGCTAAGAAGTCCTTGGTTCCTAGTCACTAGGGTCATGGACAGAGGCTTTCCCCTAAAATGTTAGAGTGAATTTCTTCCACTCTTGTAGAAGAGGGCAAAGTTGGGGGGCTCTCTGgatgttttttttctcagatgTCATTGGAAGCACTAGCCTACAAAGGAACCTACTCATAGTTCCAGTTCAGATTTGAAGCTCAGTTGTCCAGTTGGTTTGAGCATGGCCCTTCTTTTTGATCAATATTAgttcagtacattgttcatggAAGAAGGTCCATGGTCTCCTCGTAATTCCAAGTGCAGATTGATTTTCTCGTGggtccttggttgagcacagtttGTTCCATGTTCTCCCCATAATTCTGAGGGCAAGTGGACTTCACCTTGCCAACACTGTTGTGGAACAGGGATTAGTGTTCAAAATTTCTGACCAGATATTTTGTTTCCTCCAGTTATGTGTGGCATAAAAGATCTTGTTGGGATGTTGGTCTAATTCAGGTTGAGAAGGTCTGCCAACCTGAAGGGGTCCATTCATAAGTACACATGGACATGTATACAAGTATTGGCCCAATTGCTCCAATCAGCAGTGTGGGATGCAGGTTTCATGGCCATATAATTGCAACCCCAAACAGTAGAACCTAGACTATCTGGTTGGGTCCTGGCCAGTAATGatgataaattgtgtaaaattccACCCATAGTACATGATATAAATTGTGGATGATGAACATACCTGTTCTGTATGTAGTGCATTCCCACACTTAAATAGGTATATGAAGAGACAAATATGGTGGAAAGAAATACTTGTTGGTTGAAATTTTgactataaaatattatgatcGGTTTGTTCCAAGAAACAATATTGGTTGTGTGTTCTGGTCATTTATATCACAGAATAGTTCAAGAAAAAATCTTCAAGAGTTACTGAATTGTGCAagtttttttatgtgtgtatttgaAAGGCATGTCTtgtgtattacattttaaatttattcaaagtTATCAAACTAAGAAcatatttcaaattgaactatTTGTATCTAGTAATACAGGAATCAAAGAATTGGAACActtgtaaaaataacaacaacttgtatttaatgaaataaactagGATTATTTCAAATGTACAAATGTACCAACCTCAAcatgataatttaataattagaattgtctcttgatttttttaatactaaattaataaaaatccaGTCTTTACGTGATGAAGTGTATGGACCTTGATTTTATATAGGAAACCACGGCTTAACCCGCAACTTGTATCTCAGCAAGTTGTTCACCATTATACTCCACCCCAGGCCAAGCAAAAAATCCCTTCAAAGTTGGAGAAAAAAAATTTGGATAACTCTTCGACAGAAGCTCTACCAAAAAAGAGAAATAGGTAAGCATTGTCTCAACTGttattaagattttatattgATGTTCCAAAGTAAAGGTGGTATCCTTCTGTTATGTGGTGTGTAATGATGCTGCTCAGTTATTTATTTCCACTGCAGAAGGAACAGgaacatttattgtatttatagcACTGGAAAATATTACTAAGCTAGTTTATGCAAGTTGAGATGAGATCTTGAAGAGTGAGTGTTAAAGCTATTAGATAGAGTTGGAGATTTTAACAACAGATATTAGGACTTCTTCACAGAGTTTGGGATCTTCAAAAGGATGTTCTAATGTTGTCTAACAGAGTTTAAGACTCATACAAGGATTTGCTGACTGTTATTAATCAATTTTGATGAACTG from Tachypleus tridentatus isolate NWPU-2018 chromosome 1, ASM421037v1, whole genome shotgun sequence harbors:
- the LOC143238013 gene encoding YY1-associated factor 2-like — protein: MESKKSPNRRTRRQSKTGEESYWDCSVCTYRNTAEAFKCLMCDVRKGTSTRKPRLNPQLVSQQVVHHYTPPQAKQKIPSKLEKKNLDNSSTEALPKKRNRPRLKNVDRSSAQQKAITVNNVTVIITEFQPKHTVSSDHNGRLSSGNTSDSGSMSDSTNHSDVKIGCLHSDR